The proteins below come from a single Edaphobacter acidisoli genomic window:
- a CDS encoding ATP-dependent helicase, which produces MNPQQQEGIQAVDGPVLLLAGAGSGKTRVITHRIAYLIEERGVLPDSILAVTFTNKAAKEMAERVEKILNHNSLAKPTLATFHSFCVRVLRRDIEALQINGKGLTRAFAIYDETDQQAVVKTALKRLSIDDKTLKPRVVLGRISWAKNHMIDPQQYFLASANPMEEKIAHVFEIYKKELLKANALDFDDLLLETVRLLKSSAEVRERYNRRYRYLLIDEYQDTNHPQYELMTLLAGPEKNVCVVGDEDQSIYSWRGADIKNILEFEKDFPNVRTIRLEQNYRSTQVILEGASAVVAQNTQRKGKTLWTAREGGSLIGYYEAPDGENEALFVADHIRKYLREADGQEGLPRCAVLYRTNSQSRLVEEALRRYNIQYHMVGGFSFYDRAEVKDLLSYMKLALNPHDSIALGRVINSPVRGIGKTTLETLERMALSSGMSTWDAIGAAIKDKLLPPRALTALGNFRRLIEDARAMLEPDFAEKLSADVAGDASLPEGVAEQSEDVSFGFGAASDGELAIAAATEDTGADTSFDTSFNFGFDFGPTEEMSTIAPENAANSDSSQGIDSASFNPFASVASKTKHDKKFPSIVSRRDEETSTPSEVSTSEDRPAFRNPGDPATLPELIKFLNDRSGYIRALEEEATPEAFSRIENLKELANAASDAQERGETLHEFLDHAALISDADSYSEEARVTLMTLHAAKGLEFPLVFMTGMEEGLFPSSRTMVDPTGLEEERRLCYVGMTRAMDTLVMTRARYRRRYGNDMPESSVPSRFLEEVPSRLMEDLGSPAARPQFSTSDYDSGYRGAYATPYPKANRFGSKNFDEGERHYNYEDEDQSGERASRSSSTGKTSANRSMDNIASFFAARGQKITRPAIEVAEPTGKTGLKQGMRVRHPKYGEGIVFRREGDGDDAKITVQFQQHGVKKLVEKFAQLERL; this is translated from the coding sequence ATGAACCCGCAACAGCAGGAAGGCATTCAGGCGGTGGATGGACCAGTGCTTCTTCTTGCAGGAGCGGGCAGCGGTAAAACGCGTGTGATTACGCATCGAATCGCGTACCTGATCGAAGAGCGCGGAGTATTGCCAGACTCAATTCTCGCCGTAACCTTTACCAACAAGGCTGCAAAGGAAATGGCCGAGCGCGTCGAGAAGATACTGAATCACAATTCATTGGCCAAGCCAACACTGGCGACGTTTCACAGCTTCTGCGTACGCGTGTTGCGACGCGACATTGAAGCGTTGCAGATCAATGGCAAGGGACTGACACGCGCATTCGCAATCTACGACGAGACCGATCAGCAGGCCGTCGTGAAGACAGCGCTGAAGCGGCTGAGCATCGATGACAAAACACTGAAGCCGCGCGTGGTGCTGGGACGAATCTCCTGGGCGAAGAACCACATGATCGATCCACAGCAATACTTCCTTGCCAGCGCGAACCCGATGGAAGAGAAGATCGCGCACGTCTTCGAGATCTACAAGAAGGAGTTGCTCAAGGCGAACGCGCTCGACTTCGACGACCTGCTACTGGAGACCGTTCGACTGCTCAAGTCCTCCGCCGAAGTGCGTGAGCGGTACAACCGGCGTTACCGCTATCTGCTGATTGACGAGTATCAGGACACGAACCACCCACAGTACGAGCTGATGACGCTGCTCGCTGGGCCCGAGAAGAACGTCTGCGTCGTCGGCGATGAAGACCAGTCCATCTACAGCTGGCGCGGCGCGGATATCAAGAACATCCTCGAGTTCGAGAAGGACTTTCCCAACGTGCGGACCATCAGGCTCGAACAGAACTACCGCTCGACCCAAGTGATCCTTGAAGGCGCCTCAGCAGTTGTTGCACAGAACACGCAACGCAAGGGCAAGACGCTTTGGACGGCGCGCGAAGGTGGCAGCCTGATTGGGTACTATGAAGCACCTGACGGCGAGAATGAAGCACTTTTCGTTGCCGACCACATTCGAAAATATTTGCGTGAAGCAGATGGTCAGGAAGGGTTGCCGCGGTGCGCGGTTCTCTACCGCACCAACTCGCAGTCGCGACTGGTGGAAGAAGCGCTGCGGCGCTACAACATCCAGTACCACATGGTCGGCGGCTTTAGCTTCTACGATCGCGCAGAAGTAAAAGACCTGCTCAGCTATATGAAACTGGCGCTGAATCCGCATGACTCGATTGCACTCGGGCGCGTTATCAATTCTCCGGTACGTGGAATCGGTAAAACGACGCTGGAAACGCTGGAGCGCATGGCGCTGTCGTCGGGCATGAGCACGTGGGACGCGATCGGCGCGGCCATCAAAGACAAGCTTCTGCCGCCACGCGCACTCACTGCGCTGGGAAACTTTCGTCGCCTGATTGAAGACGCCCGCGCGATGCTTGAGCCAGACTTCGCTGAAAAGCTAAGCGCTGATGTTGCGGGTGACGCATCCCTGCCCGAAGGAGTCGCAGAGCAGAGCGAAGATGTATCGTTCGGGTTCGGTGCTGCATCAGATGGTGAGCTGGCAATCGCAGCGGCAACAGAAGACACTGGTGCCGACACATCGTTCGACACTAGCTTCAACTTCGGCTTTGACTTCGGGCCTACAGAAGAGATGTCCACGATTGCGCCTGAAAATGCTGCCAACTCCGATTCATCTCAGGGCATTGACTCAGCAAGCTTCAATCCGTTTGCTTCCGTCGCGTCGAAAACGAAGCATGACAAAAAGTTCCCTTCAATTGTTAGTAGGCGCGATGAAGAGACGAGCACTCCCTCTGAAGTAAGCACATCAGAAGATAGACCCGCGTTTCGCAATCCAGGAGATCCGGCGACTCTGCCTGAGCTCATCAAGTTTCTGAACGACCGCAGCGGCTACATCCGCGCTCTAGAAGAAGAAGCCACGCCCGAAGCCTTCTCACGCATCGAGAACCTGAAGGAACTCGCCAACGCTGCCAGCGACGCGCAGGAACGAGGCGAGACACTGCATGAGTTCCTCGATCACGCCGCGCTTATCAGTGACGCGGACAGCTACAGCGAAGAGGCGCGCGTGACGCTGATGACACTACACGCCGCCAAGGGCCTAGAGTTCCCGCTCGTCTTCATGACCGGCATGGAGGAGGGCCTGTTCCCCAGCTCGCGCACGATGGTTGATCCAACGGGCCTCGAAGAGGAGCGCCGCCTCTGCTACGTCGGTATGACGCGCGCGATGGACACGCTCGTGATGACGCGCGCCCGCTACCGCCGCCGCTACGGAAACGACATGCCCGAGTCGAGCGTGCCTTCGCGCTTCCTCGAAGAGGTTCCGTCGCGCCTGATGGAAGACCTAGGCAGCCCGGCGGCGAGGCCGCAGTTCTCTACCTCCGACTACGACTCGGGCTATCGCGGAGCTTATGCGACGCCTTACCCGAAGGCGAATCGCTTCGGCAGCAAAAACTTCGACGAAGGTGAGCGCCATTATAACTATGAGGATGAAGATCAGAGCGGTGAGCGCGCATCGCGTTCTTCATCCACTGGAAAGACCAGTGCGAACCGCTCAATGGATAACATCGCAAGCTTCTTTGCCGCGCGCGGACAGAAAATTACTCGCCCCGCTATCGAGGTGGCAGAGCCAACTGGCAAGACAGGTCTTAAGCAGGGCATGCGCGTGCGGCATCCAAAATACGGCGAGGGAATCGTCTTCCGGCGCGAAGGAGATGGGGACGACGCGAAGATTACAGTACAATTTCAACAGCACGGCGTGAAGAAGCTGGTGGAGAAGTTCGCCCAGTTAGAGCGCCTTTAG